CGGCGGCCCGGGCCAGCGCGGCCAGCGCGCGCAGGAAGCCGTGGTTGGGGCGGTGCGACCACGGCACCGGGCCGTGCCCGCGCCAGCCCGCCCGGCGGAGCTGGTCCAGCCCGCGGTGGTAGCCCGTGCGGGCGTAGGCGTAGGCCGCGACCGGGTCGCCGGTCTGCAACGCGCGCTCGGCGAGCAGCGCCCACGCCTCGCTGAAGTCGGGGTAGGCGCGCACGATCTTGGCCGG
This portion of the Saccharothrix syringae genome encodes:
- a CDS encoding DUF3151 domain-containing protein, which codes for MENLLGGPEPTLLPDRPEAQAAADAGTDPAKIVRAYPDFSEAWALLAERALQTGDPVAAYAYARTGYHRGLDQLRRAGWRGHGPVPWSHRPNHGFLRALAALARAADEIGETDEHERCRKFLADSDPAAPAALGLG